The Sagittula stellata E-37 sequence TCGCCCGCCGCGACACCGCCTTCTCCGGCGGGGGCGGGCGTCGTCCGGCTGTCGTCCTCGGTCCTGCCGCTCATCTCACACCTCCCGGGGTGGCCGCCTTCTGGATCTGCTGGTGGTTCTTCACCATCTGCTGCAGCACCTCGTCCTTCGGTCCGAAGGCCACGCGCTGCCCGCCTTCCAGCATCAGAAGCTTGGTGCATTCCTTGATGGCCGCCGGACGATGCGCCATGATCAGCACCGATTTTCCTTCCGCCTTGAAGCCCGCGATCGCCTTGTTGACCGCTTCCGATCCCTCGTTGTCGAGGTTGGAGTTCGGCTCGTCCAGCACGAGGATCACCGGATCGCCGTACATCGCGCGCGCCAGCCCGATGCGCTGCATCTGCCCGCCGCTCAGCCGCCCGCCAATGGCGGTGACGCGCGTGTCATAGCCGTTCGGCAGCTTGAGGATCATCTCGTGCGCATCCGCCTTGCGCGCCGCCTCCACGATCTTCTGGGCGTCGGGTTGGGGCGACAGGCGCGCGATGTTCTCGGCGATGGTGCCATCGAACAGGGTGACGCGCTGCGGCAGGTAGCCCACGTGACGCCCCAGCACGTCCGGCCCGTACTGGTCCAGCGATGCGCCATCCAGCCGGATCTTGCCGCCCGCTGGACGCCAGATGCCGGTCAGCGCGCGGGCCAGCGTCGACTTGCCCGACCCCGAAGGCCCGATCACGCCGACCGCCTCGCCCGGGGCCACGTTGAAGCTGACCAGCCGCAGCGCCGCCTGCTGCTCGCCCGGGGCGACCACGGTCAGTTGCTGCACGTCCAGCTTCGCCTCCGGGCGGGGCAGGGCGGTGCGCGGCGCCTCCTCCGGCACCTCGGACAGAAGCTGCGCAAGGCTGGTCCAGCCCTTGCGCGCCCGGGTCACAAGCGGCCACTGGCCGATGGCCAGCTCGATGGGCGCCAGCATCCGGCCCATCAGGATGGAGCCCGCGATCATCGCGCCCGGCGACAGCTCGCCCTCCAGAACCAGGTAGGCGCCCAGCCCCAGCATCCCGGACTGCAACAGCATCCGGAAGGTCTTGGTCATGGTGGCGAAGGTGCCGGTGATGTCCGCGGTGGTGATCTGCCCCGACAGAGCCTGCCCACGCGCGCCGATCCAGCGGACAAAGGCGTCGCGCCGCATCCCCAGCGCCTGCACCATCTCCGCCTCCTGCCGGATCTGATCCGAGGTCCGCTCCGCCTGCATGACCGCGACGTTGGATTTCAGCGTCGGATTGCGCGAGATCATCTGGTTGGCCAGTGTCACCACGATCAGGAAGCCGCCGCCCGCCAGCGCCAGATACCCCATCCACGGGTGGAAGATGAACAGCCCAAGAAGGAAGATCGGCGACCACGGGATGTCGAAGACCGCCAGAAGCACCGGCGAGGACATCAGCCGCTGCACCGATTCGAGGTCGCGCAGGCCGGTCTGGGCCAGCTCGTCGTTCTTGACGGTCGACCGGCGCAACACCGCGTCGAAGACCCGCAGGTCCAGCGCCGCCTGGAAGCGTGCCGCGACCCGACCCATGACGCGGCCACGGACATAATCGAGGATGCCCATCATCCCGTAGAGAAAGACGACCAGCGCGGTCAGCGCGACCAGCGTCGCCTCCGACCGCGACCCTAGCACCCGGTCGTAGACCTGCAGCATGTAAAGCGGGCCGGTGAGCATCAGCATGTTGACGAGGAAACTGAAGACCGCGACGAACCAGTAATATGGCCGCGACTGCCGCCGCGCTGCCCTCAGCTCTTCACGGCCGGTCTCGAATTCCTGTTTGCTCATGTGCCTCCTCGCGGTTGGCCGAACCGGCGTTCAGGGGGCCGGCAGCCTTCCGCCACGTCTGCGGGCCGAACCGCCGGACGCTTGCCCTTGTCGCCATTGTGCCACAAAAGTGCTGAATGCAGGTTGCTTGCTTGGGCGCCTTGTAAAATGAAACTACCTTGTCTTTTACGGAAGCCGTGAGGCGATCCAAGGACTTTCGACGGGGGGCGGTCCGAATGCTCAGGACACGTGCGGTCTTCGCACTTATCGCGGCGGCGTCTTTGGCGGCCTGTTCGGTCCCCGGCCCGGGGCAGGCGCCGGACGGCGTGTGGGACCCCTACGAGGCCCAGAACCGCCGCGTGCATGCCTTCAACCGCAAGATCGACGAACGCGTGTTGCGCGGCACGGGCGCGGGGCTGGCCGACTCCGTTCCCGACGGCAGCCGCCAGGCCGTGGCGCAGTTCGCGGACACCGTGGGCACGCCGCAAACCGTGCTCAACCAGCTTTTGCAACTGCGCCTGTGGCGCGCGACGAAGAACACGCTGCGCTTCACCATGAACGCGACGCTGGGATTGGGCATCCTCGATCCGGCGGCCGAAATCGGGCTGGTGTCGGACGAAAGCGACTTCGGCGAAACGCTGGCGGTCTGGGGCCTGCCCGAGGGCGCCTACCTCGAACTTCCGATGGTCGGCCCCTCGACCGAGCGTGACGCGGTAGGCTCTGCCGTCGATCTGGTGACCAACCCGCTGAGCTACGCTCTGCCGTCGCCCGAGAAGTACATCGGTACGGCGGCCCGGGTCGCCGACAAGGTCATCAAACGCGGAGAGTTCGGCGAAACCGTCGACTCGGTGCTCTACGACAGCGCCGACAGCTACGCACAGGCGCGGCTGATCTATCTCCAGAATCGCCGTTTCGAACTTGGCGAAGACGCGCCGGGCGCCGCCGACATCGACCCGATGGCGCTCGACACCACCGGTTTCTGACCGGCACACAGCCTGCCGGCAAACAGCTTTCCAGAGAGGCATTCGACATGGACACGACGTACACCCGACGCACGGTGCTCACCCTCGGCGGTGCAAGCCTTCTGGCACTTGCCTTCCCGATGCCCGGCCTCGCGCTGACCGAAGGCCAGGCCAGGGGGCTGATCGACGGCATGGTGGCCGAGATCAACAAGGTCATCGCCAGCGGCAGGTCCGAACGCGCGATGTACACCGACTTCGAACGCATCTTCCGCACCTATGGCGACATCCCCTACATCGCCGCCTACGCCTTGGGCAACGACGGGCGCACCGCCACGGCCGCGCAGAAGAAAGCCTTTTCGAACGCCTTCACGGGGTACATCTCGCGCAAGTATGGAAAGCGCTTCCGCGAGTTCATCGGCGGCCGGCTGGAAGTGCAGTCCGTCAAGGCCGTGAAGAACTACTATGAGGTGCGGACCACCGCGTTCCTGCGCGGCGAAAGCCCGTTCACCGTGTCTTTCCACGTCTCCGACCGCACCGGCCGGCCGTTGCTGTTCAACATGTTCATCGAAGGGGTCAACATGCTCCTGACGGAACGCACCGAAGTGGGCGCCATGTTGGACCGCCGCCGCGGCAATATCGACGCGCTGATCCAGGATCTCAAGACGGCCTCCTGACGACCACAGTCCCAGGGCGGCGCAAAGCCCCGCCCTACACCGCGTCAGCGCCACCCCTTCCAAAGCGCATCGACCCGGGACCCGATTGATCGGGGCTCCGCCCCATCGCTCCTGAGGAGCGATTCCCCGAGGTATTTCGGCCAAGATGAAGGGCCGGGACCGCCTTGCGCCTTCATCTTGGTGAAAATACCTCGGGGGAGGCCGAAGGCCGGGGGCGGAGCCCCCTCCTGGAGGGCATGGCTCGGGCGTGCGCAAACGCTAGCGGCCCGCCTTGGTAGGGCGGGGCTTTGCGCCGCCCGGCGTCGGGGTCTGTCAGCGGTTGCCGCCGAGGATGTCGCGAAGCACCTGTTCCAGCACGCTCTTGGGCACTTCGCGGGTGCCGCCGCCTCGGGGAACCACGACCTCCGGGGCCTGTTGCGGCACGGGTTCGGGCTCCGGCGGCGGGGCGGGGGCGACCGGCGCCTGCAGCGGGAGGGGCTTCGGGGTCACGCCGTCATGCACCCGGGCCATCACCTCGTGCCAGATTTCGGCGGGCAGGCCGCTGCCGGTCACGCCGGAGAGCGGCGTGTTGTCGTCGTAGCCCATCCAGACCCCGGCCACGTAATCGGCTGTGAAGCCCACGAACCAGGCGTCGCGCGCCTCCTGGCTGGTGCCGGTCTTGCCCGCCACCTGCCAGCCGTCGAGCCGCGCCCGCGTGCCGGTGCCCTCGTCGACCACCTTCTGCATCATCCAGGTGAGCTGCCGCGCGGCGCTTTCCTGCACCACCCGTTCGCCGATGCCGCCGCCCGTGCCCATCAGCGCCTCGGTGTCGCCTTTCAGGCGCAGTTCCTCCAGGCCGTAAGGGGTCACGGAGGAGCCGCCGTTCAGGATGCCGGCATAGGCGCCCGTCATCTCCAGCAGCGTCGCCTCGGACGCGCCGAGCGCCAGCGACGGCGTGTCCGTCAGGTCGCGGTACAGGCCGAAGTCGCGCGCCACCCGCATCACCAGGTCGCGCCCCACCGATTCGGAGACCTTCACCGCCGGCACGTTCAGCGACCGCTGCAGCGCTTCTGTCAGCGTCACCCGACCGTGGAAGTTATGGCTGTAGTTGTCCGGGCAGTAGTCCTTCTGCCCCCCCGGCATGTCGACGCACCACCGTTCGTCCACCACAGTGTCGAGGGGCGAATAACCCAGTTCCAGAGCCGTGGCATAGACGAAGGGCTTGAAGGCGGAGCCGGTCTGCCGCACCGCCTGGAAGGCGCGGTTGAACAGGCCAGTGGCGTCCACGTCCCGTCCGCCGACCATCGAGCGCACGGCGCCGTCGGCGCTCATCACCACCACGGCCACCTGCGCCTTCGAGCCTTCCTTGACCTTCTCGGAAAAGACCTGCCGCACCGCGTCCTCGGTGGCGCGCTGGATGCGCGGGTCGAGTGTGGTCGAGATCACCACGTCCTCGGTCGTGTCCTGGGTGAAAAACTCCGGCCCGGACTGCATCACCCAGTCGGCGAAGTAGCCGCCGCCCATGGTGTCCGCCCCGCTGCCCAGCGTCGCGGGGTTGTTCTGGTACTGGCGCATCTCCGCTTCGGTGATGTAGCCCTGATCGGCCATCAGCCGCAGCACCGTGGCCGCGCGGGCCTGGCTGCGTTCGAGGTTCGAGGTCGGCGCCAGCGTCGAGGGGGCGGTCAGGAGACCCGCCAGCATCGCGCCTTCGGCCGGGTTCAGCTGCGCCGCGTGTTTGCCGAAGTAGCGTTGCGAGGCCGCCTCTGCCCCGTAGGCGCCGCCGCCCATGTAGGCGCGGTTCAGGTAGATCGAGAGGATCTCGTTCTTGGTGTACTTCACCTCCATCGCCATGGCGAAGATCGCTTCGTTGATCTTGCGCTCCAGCGAGGACTGGCGGCAGTCCGCGACGTATTCGGCCTCCGTCTTCCAGACCTTGGGGTCGTAGACCTTTCCGAGGCACAGCAGTTTCGCGGTCTGCTGCGTGATGGTGGAGCCGCCATGCCCCTGCAGCGCGCCCCGGCCTTCGCTCAGGTTGATGCGCACCGCCGAGGCGACGCCCCTCGGGCTGACGCCGAAGTGGCGGTAGAAGCGTTTGTCCTCCGTGGCGACCACGGCGTTCCTGAGGTGCGGGCTGACGCTTTCGGCAGTGACCACGCCGCCGAACTGGTCGCCGCGCAGGGCAAAGACCGCGCCGTCGCGGTCGAGCAGCGTGACCGAGCCGCGCGCGCGACCGTCGAGCAGGGTCTCCACCTCCGGCAGGGTCGATTCGACGTAGAGGACCCATGCGCCGATCGCCAGCGCCACGAGAACCGCGACCGACACCGTGATCTTGAAGACCAGCCGGAAAATCCACCCGAAGAACCCGGTTATGAGCCCCGCGATCCCGCCCCGGCGCTGCCTGGGGGCGCGCCGCCGCTTCGCGGACGCCTTCCTTGCCGGGGTCTTCTTGGCTGTTTCGGCCTTGGATTTCGCGGATGTTCTGGACGACTGACCGCCGTACCTGCGGTCCGCCACCAGCCGACCGGGCTTTCGTGTGGAACTCATGAAACTGCGCCTGCTCAGGTTTGTTCGTTGCGCCGACTCTACCCGGTCCGACTCGGAATGTTGACCACTTCCCGGCGAAGGTGACGTTTTTGTTTTGCGCAAAATGCAGGCAAATTCCCTATAGTGCACAATTATTATGCGTCATGCGTTGATGGAACGCCTCATTTTCCGTCAAACTCTTCAATTTGGGCGGCCTCACCCGCTTTGCTGCCAGTGCAATGCGGGGGCGGCCCCGCCAAGACCGAAGGGGAACAAGGTGAAACTGATCATTGCAACGATCAAGCCGTTCAAGCTCGAAGAGGTGCGCGAAGCCCTCACGGGCATCGGCGTGCGCGGCATGATGGTTACGGAAATCAAGGGCTTCGGCTCTCAGTCCGGCCATACCGAAATCTACCGCGGAGCCGAGTACGCCGTGAACTTCGTGCCGAAGATCAAGCTGGAGATCGTCGTCGGCGCAGCCATGGCGGACCAGGTGGTCGAAACCATCAAGACCACCGCGCAGACGGGCAAGATCGGCGACGGCAAGATCTTCGTTCTGGATGTGCAGCAGGCGGTGCGCGTGCGTACCGGCGAAACGGATGCAGACGCGCTCTGAGACGCGCCACTCATAGGGGAATGACACAGACATGAAACGCTTCACCACAGTTGCCGCGGCCGCCGCGCTGGTGGCGCTGCCGACACTGGGCTTCGCTCAGGAGGCAGACGTCACGCCGCCGAACGGAGAGATCGGCTACATCTTCACCACCTTCATGTTCCTCGTCACCGGCTTCCTGGTGATGTGGATGGGCGCAGGCTTCTCCATGCTCGAAGCCGGCCTCGTGCGTCAGAAGAACGTCACCATGCAGCTCATGAAGAACATCGCGCTCTTCTCGATCGCTGCGATCATGTACTACCTCATCGGTTACAACCTGATGTACCCGGGCGACGGCTGGTCCGTGGAGGGTGTCATCGGTGCCTTCATGCCGACCACGCTGGAGCCCGTCGGCCTGGCCGATACGGAAACCGACCTCACCTACGCGTCCGTGGGCTCCGACTTCTTCTTCCAGCTGATGTTCTGCGCCACCACCGCCTCGATCGTCTCCGGCACCCTGGCCGAGCGCATCAAGCTGTGGCCCTTCCTGATCTTCACCGTGGTCCTGACCGGCTTCATCTACCCGATCCAGGCGTCCTGGAAGTGGGGCGGCGGTTTCCTCGCGCCGGGCATCGACGGCCAGACCGACTTCCTCGACTTCGCAGGCTCCACCGTTGTGCACTCCGTCGGCGGCTGGGCAGCCCTGACCGGTGCCCTGATCCTCGGACCGCGGATCGGCAAGTACAAGGACGGCCGCACCGTGCCGATGCCGGGTTCAAACCTGACCCTGGCGACCCTCGGTACGTTCATCCTGTGGCTCGGCTGGTTCGGCTTCAACGGCGGCTCGCAGCTCTACATGGACACCGCGGGCAACGTGGCCGACATCTCCCGCATCTTCGCGAACACCAACACGGCAGCCGCCGGTGGCGCGATCGCGGCGCTGATCCTGACGCAGATCCTCTACAAGAAGCCGGACCTCACCATGGTGCTGAACGGCGCTCTGGCAGGCCTCGTGTCGATCACCGCTGAGCCGCTGACCCCCGGTCTGGGCATGGCGACCATCATCGGCATGATCGGTGGCGTGCTCTGCGTCCTCGCGGTTCCGGTCCTCGACAAGCTCAAGATCGACGACGTTGTCGGCGCCATCCCGGTGCACCTCGTCTGCGGCATCTGGGGCACCATCGCCGTGGTCCTGACCAACGGTGACGCGAACCTCGGCGTACAGCTCTACTCCATCCTCGTGGTCGGTATCTTCGTGGTCGTCACCTCCGGCGTCGTCTGGTTCATCCTGAAAATGGTCATGGGCATCCGCGTCGGCGAGGAAGAAGAGATCATGGGCCTCGACATGGCCGAACTGGGCATGGAAGCCTACCCGGAATTCTCCAAGGGCTGAGACCTCCCTCTCAACCCGATCTGGCACGGGCCCGGGCGCAGCGATGCGCCCGGGCCTTTCCTTTGCGCGCAGGGGCGTCCTCCTGCTGCGCGCAAAGGAAGGCCCGAGTAAATCCATCAGGATTGACAAGTCCGACTTAATTGGTCATCTATTTGGCGTCAGCAAAAGGATCAAACGCGCCATGATGATCTGCCACTGCAACGGACTTTCGGACAAGGACATCCACGCCGCCATGGACTGGATGCGCGCCGCCGACCCGGACACGATCATCACGCCGGGCAAGGTCTTCCGCGCTCTGGGGCGCAAGACCGATTGTGCCGGCTGCCTGCCGCTCTTTCTCGAAACAATGCAGAAGAACCCCAACCTCGAAGTGCCCGTTCTGACAAGCGTCGGCGCCCGCCGCATGCGGCAGGTGCGCTGACGGTCGCACCCGTCGCGTC is a genomic window containing:
- a CDS encoding type I secretion system permease/ATPase, whose translation is MSKQEFETGREELRAARRQSRPYYWFVAVFSFLVNMLMLTGPLYMLQVYDRVLGSRSEATLVALTALVVFLYGMMGILDYVRGRVMGRVAARFQAALDLRVFDAVLRRSTVKNDELAQTGLRDLESVQRLMSSPVLLAVFDIPWSPIFLLGLFIFHPWMGYLALAGGGFLIVVTLANQMISRNPTLKSNVAVMQAERTSDQIRQEAEMVQALGMRRDAFVRWIGARGQALSGQITTADITGTFATMTKTFRMLLQSGMLGLGAYLVLEGELSPGAMIAGSILMGRMLAPIELAIGQWPLVTRARKGWTSLAQLLSEVPEEAPRTALPRPEAKLDVQQLTVVAPGEQQAALRLVSFNVAPGEAVGVIGPSGSGKSTLARALTGIWRPAGGKIRLDGASLDQYGPDVLGRHVGYLPQRVTLFDGTIAENIARLSPQPDAQKIVEAARKADAHEMILKLPNGYDTRVTAIGGRLSGGQMQRIGLARAMYGDPVILVLDEPNSNLDNEGSEAVNKAIAGFKAEGKSVLIMAHRPAAIKECTKLLMLEGGQRVAFGPKDEVLQQMVKNHQQIQKAATPGGVR
- a CDS encoding MlaA family lipoprotein, with product MLRTRAVFALIAAASLAACSVPGPGQAPDGVWDPYEAQNRRVHAFNRKIDERVLRGTGAGLADSVPDGSRQAVAQFADTVGTPQTVLNQLLQLRLWRATKNTLRFTMNATLGLGILDPAAEIGLVSDESDFGETLAVWGLPEGAYLELPMVGPSTERDAVGSAVDLVTNPLSYALPSPEKYIGTAARVADKVIKRGEFGETVDSVLYDSADSYAQARLIYLQNRRFELGEDAPGAADIDPMALDTTGF
- a CDS encoding MlaC/ttg2D family ABC transporter substrate-binding protein — protein: MDTTYTRRTVLTLGGASLLALAFPMPGLALTEGQARGLIDGMVAEINKVIASGRSERAMYTDFERIFRTYGDIPYIAAYALGNDGRTATAAQKKAFSNAFTGYISRKYGKRFREFIGGRLEVQSVKAVKNYYEVRTTAFLRGESPFTVSFHVSDRTGRPLLFNMFIEGVNMLLTERTEVGAMLDRRRGNIDALIQDLKTAS
- a CDS encoding transglycosylase domain-containing protein, whose amino-acid sequence is MSSTRKPGRLVADRRYGGQSSRTSAKSKAETAKKTPARKASAKRRRAPRQRRGGIAGLITGFFGWIFRLVFKITVSVAVLVALAIGAWVLYVESTLPEVETLLDGRARGSVTLLDRDGAVFALRGDQFGGVVTAESVSPHLRNAVVATEDKRFYRHFGVSPRGVASAVRINLSEGRGALQGHGGSTITQQTAKLLCLGKVYDPKVWKTEAEYVADCRQSSLERKINEAIFAMAMEVKYTKNEILSIYLNRAYMGGGAYGAEAASQRYFGKHAAQLNPAEGAMLAGLLTAPSTLAPTSNLERSQARAATVLRLMADQGYITEAEMRQYQNNPATLGSGADTMGGGYFADWVMQSGPEFFTQDTTEDVVISTTLDPRIQRATEDAVRQVFSEKVKEGSKAQVAVVVMSADGAVRSMVGGRDVDATGLFNRAFQAVRQTGSAFKPFVYATALELGYSPLDTVVDERWCVDMPGGQKDYCPDNYSHNFHGRVTLTEALQRSLNVPAVKVSESVGRDLVMRVARDFGLYRDLTDTPSLALGASEATLLEMTGAYAGILNGGSSVTPYGLEELRLKGDTEALMGTGGGIGERVVQESAARQLTWMMQKVVDEGTGTRARLDGWQVAGKTGTSQEARDAWFVGFTADYVAGVWMGYDDNTPLSGVTGSGLPAEIWHEVMARVHDGVTPKPLPLQAPVAPAPPPEPEPVPQQAPEVVVPRGGGTREVPKSVLEQVLRDILGGNR
- a CDS encoding P-II family nitrogen regulator; translation: MKLIIATIKPFKLEEVREALTGIGVRGMMVTEIKGFGSQSGHTEIYRGAEYAVNFVPKIKLEIVVGAAMADQVVETIKTTAQTGKIGDGKIFVLDVQQAVRVRTGETDADAL
- a CDS encoding ammonium transporter; translation: MKRFTTVAAAAALVALPTLGFAQEADVTPPNGEIGYIFTTFMFLVTGFLVMWMGAGFSMLEAGLVRQKNVTMQLMKNIALFSIAAIMYYLIGYNLMYPGDGWSVEGVIGAFMPTTLEPVGLADTETDLTYASVGSDFFFQLMFCATTASIVSGTLAERIKLWPFLIFTVVLTGFIYPIQASWKWGGGFLAPGIDGQTDFLDFAGSTVVHSVGGWAALTGALILGPRIGKYKDGRTVPMPGSNLTLATLGTFILWLGWFGFNGGSQLYMDTAGNVADISRIFANTNTAAAGGAIAALILTQILYKKPDLTMVLNGALAGLVSITAEPLTPGLGMATIIGMIGGVLCVLAVPVLDKLKIDDVVGAIPVHLVCGIWGTIAVVLTNGDANLGVQLYSILVVGIFVVVTSGVVWFILKMVMGIRVGEEEEIMGLDMAELGMEAYPEFSKG
- a CDS encoding (2Fe-2S)-binding protein; protein product: MMICHCNGLSDKDIHAAMDWMRAADPDTIITPGKVFRALGRKTDCAGCLPLFLETMQKNPNLEVPVLTSVGARRMRQVR